One stretch of Miscanthus floridulus cultivar M001 chromosome 18, ASM1932011v1, whole genome shotgun sequence DNA includes these proteins:
- the LOC136520765 gene encoding uncharacterized protein isoform X1, with translation MAAGRTCRGAWGSPRPSQGHPRARPDAAGGRSPPAPLRRLDRPEFYQKSSGLFILLDFGMDESSCRSTTPVGFLRRGSGISLRNQSNEDRPSQYNKQPGKSSILNPVKSRFTENKEKPRYFQGPFHSSGSRASSVSSSKAPVRKYCDERQKRPFLAETDIAESSNRRTEVRRLQSGKKASVFGDGHPYMQKGTSEASSSSTTTEGSLPEEHDLGVLDVSGSSGSSARAVNSRNTALNAMAHRQKDKEELNSGRHQGASTFVRRHILQTTGVRSSTAPGTTITGAQRRGLKNLGCTSISEVLPSGCSSSDSVRDRRVEVTKKRTSDAESSSRSRGISEQSNLSQPRASYPGSTGPRARAVEQLASQQTARTNSRSIQDPTDSIRTRRPFTLRARERMIPGEREDSVFALHETVASVHPECGHFHTDGTPPERLGRPFYAELPHAIYSSNRQGSTSQTARRRSTSRTEESPQRMFHGMFGERDGYRRVNMEGIAQALLALDMIEHDDELTYEQLLVLETNLLLSGLDLHDQHEDMRLDIDNMSYEELLALEDHIGSVSTALTEEQFAKCVNQSVHEGRNSGRDVNKIAADDVKCSICQEEYVEGEEIGTMQCEHQYHVCCIHEWLRQKNWCPICKASAMPSEMNKGDA, from the exons ATGGCCGCTGGGCGCACATGCCGGGGCGCCTGGGGTAGTCCCCgaccgagccaagggcacccacgagcgcgGCCAGATGCTGCTGGTGGTCGCTCGCCGCCGGCCCCACTCCGACGGCTAGATCGACCGG AATTCTATCAGAAGTCTTCTGGACTGTTCATTTTGCTGGATTTTGGTATGGACGAATCTTCCTGTAGGTCCACTACCCCAGTTGGGTTTCTTAGAAGAGGTTCTGGCATTTCATTGAGAAATCAAAGCAATGAGGATAGGCCAAGCCAGTACAACAAGCAGCCAGGGAAGAGTTCAATTCTCAATCCTGTAAAATCACGGTTCACTGAAAATAAAGAGAAGCCAAGGTATTTTCAAGGGCCATTTCATTCATCAGGCTCCAGGGCATCATCTGTAAGCTCTTCAAAAGCTCCTGTTAGAAAATATTGCGATGAGAGACAAAAACGGCCCTTTTTGGCAGAGACAGACATTGCTGAAAGCAGTAACAGAAGAACTGAGGTTAGACGCCTACAAAGTGGCAAGAAAGCTTCTGTATTTGGCGATGGGCATCCATACATGCAGAAGGGTACATCAGAAGCTTCATCATCCTCAACAACTACTGAAGGAAGCTTGCCAGAAGAGCATGATCTTGGAGTTTTAGATGTTTCTGGTTCTTCAGGGAGTTCTGCACGTGCAGTTAATTCGAGAAATACTGCATTGAATGCTATGGCACATAGGCAAAAGGATAAAGAAGAATTGAATTCAGGTAGACATCAAGGTGCTTCCACTTTTGTTCGTCGGCATATTTTACAAACTACTGGTGTCAGGTCATCAACTGCCCCTGGCACTACCATTACTGGAGCACAGAGACGTGGCCTAAAAAATCTTGGTTGCACTTCAATATCTGAGGTTCTGCCTTCAGGATGTTCTTCATCTGATTCTGTCCGTGATAGGAGGGTCGAAGTTACAAAGAAGAGAACTTCTGATGCAGAAAGTTCTTCAAGATCAAGGGGAATAAGTGAACAATCTAATTTAAGTCAGCCGCGTGCTAGTTATCCTGGCAGTACTGGTCCTAGAGCTAGAGCTGTTGAACAATTAGCTTCTCAACAAACAGCAAGGACCAATAGCAGAAGTATTCAGGATCCTACAGATTCGATAAGAACTAGACGACCTTTTACTCTGCGTGCCAGGGAGAGGATGATACCAGGTGAAAGAGAGGACAGCGTATTTGCTCTGCATGAGACTGTTGCAAGCGTTCATCCAGAATGCGGTCATTTTCACACGGATGGTACTCCCCCAGAGAGATTAGGAAGACCCTTTTATGCAGAATTACCTCATGCAATTTATTCATCTAATCGTCAAGGCTCAACTAGTCAGACAGCAAGGAGAAGATCTACGTCTCGTACTGAGGAAAGCCCCCAACGGATGTTCCATGGTATGTTTGGGGAGAGAGACGGCTACAGGCGCGTAAACATGGAAGGTATTGCACAG GCGTTGCTAGCATTGGATATGATTGAACATGATGATGAATTGACTTATGAG CAACTGCTGGTGCTAGAAACTAATCTGCTCTTAAGTGGCCTTGATTTGCACGATCAGCACGAAGATATGAGATTGGATATCGACAATATGTCATATGAG GAACTACTTGCTTTGGAAGATCATATTGGCTCAGTGAGTACTGCCCTTACTGAAGAGCAATTTGCCAAGTGTGTAAACCAAAGCGTACACGAAGGAAGAAATTCTGGTAGAGATGTGAACAAGATTGCAGCAGATGATGTGAAATGTAGCATATGTCAG GAGGAATACGTGGAAGGTGAAGAGATTGGTACAATGCAATGTGAACATCAGTACCATGTGTGCTGTATTCACGAATGGCTTAGACAGAAGAACTGGTGTCCAATATGCAAAGCTTCAGCTATGCCTTCAGAGATGAATAAGGGAGACGCATGA
- the LOC136520765 gene encoding uncharacterized protein isoform X2, producing MDESSCRSTTPVGFLRRGSGISLRNQSNEDRPSQYNKQPGKSSILNPVKSRFTENKEKPRYFQGPFHSSGSRASSVSSSKAPVRKYCDERQKRPFLAETDIAESSNRRTEVRRLQSGKKASVFGDGHPYMQKGTSEASSSSTTTEGSLPEEHDLGVLDVSGSSGSSARAVNSRNTALNAMAHRQKDKEELNSGRHQGASTFVRRHILQTTGVRSSTAPGTTITGAQRRGLKNLGCTSISEVLPSGCSSSDSVRDRRVEVTKKRTSDAESSSRSRGISEQSNLSQPRASYPGSTGPRARAVEQLASQQTARTNSRSIQDPTDSIRTRRPFTLRARERMIPGEREDSVFALHETVASVHPECGHFHTDGTPPERLGRPFYAELPHAIYSSNRQGSTSQTARRRSTSRTEESPQRMFHGMFGERDGYRRVNMEGIAQALLALDMIEHDDELTYEQLLVLETNLLLSGLDLHDQHEDMRLDIDNMSYEELLALEDHIGSVSTALTEEQFAKCVNQSVHEGRNSGRDVNKIAADDVKCSICQEEYVEGEEIGTMQCEHQYHVCCIHEWLRQKNWCPICKASAMPSEMNKGDA from the exons ATGGACGAATCTTCCTGTAGGTCCACTACCCCAGTTGGGTTTCTTAGAAGAGGTTCTGGCATTTCATTGAGAAATCAAAGCAATGAGGATAGGCCAAGCCAGTACAACAAGCAGCCAGGGAAGAGTTCAATTCTCAATCCTGTAAAATCACGGTTCACTGAAAATAAAGAGAAGCCAAGGTATTTTCAAGGGCCATTTCATTCATCAGGCTCCAGGGCATCATCTGTAAGCTCTTCAAAAGCTCCTGTTAGAAAATATTGCGATGAGAGACAAAAACGGCCCTTTTTGGCAGAGACAGACATTGCTGAAAGCAGTAACAGAAGAACTGAGGTTAGACGCCTACAAAGTGGCAAGAAAGCTTCTGTATTTGGCGATGGGCATCCATACATGCAGAAGGGTACATCAGAAGCTTCATCATCCTCAACAACTACTGAAGGAAGCTTGCCAGAAGAGCATGATCTTGGAGTTTTAGATGTTTCTGGTTCTTCAGGGAGTTCTGCACGTGCAGTTAATTCGAGAAATACTGCATTGAATGCTATGGCACATAGGCAAAAGGATAAAGAAGAATTGAATTCAGGTAGACATCAAGGTGCTTCCACTTTTGTTCGTCGGCATATTTTACAAACTACTGGTGTCAGGTCATCAACTGCCCCTGGCACTACCATTACTGGAGCACAGAGACGTGGCCTAAAAAATCTTGGTTGCACTTCAATATCTGAGGTTCTGCCTTCAGGATGTTCTTCATCTGATTCTGTCCGTGATAGGAGGGTCGAAGTTACAAAGAAGAGAACTTCTGATGCAGAAAGTTCTTCAAGATCAAGGGGAATAAGTGAACAATCTAATTTAAGTCAGCCGCGTGCTAGTTATCCTGGCAGTACTGGTCCTAGAGCTAGAGCTGTTGAACAATTAGCTTCTCAACAAACAGCAAGGACCAATAGCAGAAGTATTCAGGATCCTACAGATTCGATAAGAACTAGACGACCTTTTACTCTGCGTGCCAGGGAGAGGATGATACCAGGTGAAAGAGAGGACAGCGTATTTGCTCTGCATGAGACTGTTGCAAGCGTTCATCCAGAATGCGGTCATTTTCACACGGATGGTACTCCCCCAGAGAGATTAGGAAGACCCTTTTATGCAGAATTACCTCATGCAATTTATTCATCTAATCGTCAAGGCTCAACTAGTCAGACAGCAAGGAGAAGATCTACGTCTCGTACTGAGGAAAGCCCCCAACGGATGTTCCATGGTATGTTTGGGGAGAGAGACGGCTACAGGCGCGTAAACATGGAAGGTATTGCACAG GCGTTGCTAGCATTGGATATGATTGAACATGATGATGAATTGACTTATGAG CAACTGCTGGTGCTAGAAACTAATCTGCTCTTAAGTGGCCTTGATTTGCACGATCAGCACGAAGATATGAGATTGGATATCGACAATATGTCATATGAG GAACTACTTGCTTTGGAAGATCATATTGGCTCAGTGAGTACTGCCCTTACTGAAGAGCAATTTGCCAAGTGTGTAAACCAAAGCGTACACGAAGGAAGAAATTCTGGTAGAGATGTGAACAAGATTGCAGCAGATGATGTGAAATGTAGCATATGTCAG GAGGAATACGTGGAAGGTGAAGAGATTGGTACAATGCAATGTGAACATCAGTACCATGTGTGCTGTATTCACGAATGGCTTAGACAGAAGAACTGGTGTCCAATATGCAAAGCTTCAGCTATGCCTTCAGAGATGAATAAGGGAGACGCATGA